The sequence tgtctgtcggacttccagatggtgaaacatgattcatcactccagagagcgcgtttccactgctccagagtccaatggcggcgagctttacgccactccagccaacgcttggcatttgCGCAGGATGAtcgtaggcttgtgtgcggctgcttggccatggaaacccatttcatgaagctcccgacaaacagttattgtgctgacgttgcttccagaggaagtttggtactcggtagtgagtgttgcaaccaaggacaagctacgtgcttcagcactcggcggtcccgttctgtgagcttgtgtggcctaccacttcgcggctgagccgttgttgctcctagacgtttccacttcactataacagcacttacagttgaccggggcagctctagcagggcagaaatttgacgaactgacttgttggaaaggtggcatcctatgacggtgctacattgaaagtcactgagctcttcagtaaggccattctactgccaatgtttgtcactGGGGgtttcatggctgtgtgctcgattttatacacctgtcagcaacgggtgtgactgaaagagccgaatccactaatttgaaggggtgtccacatacttttgtatatatagtgtatgttacaAATTCTGGCtaagtggctaacgttagctaggttagggttaagtttaggagttaggttaaaaggTTAAggataggggaagggttagcaaaaagggttaaggttaggggaagggttagctaacatgctaagtagttgcaaagtagctaaaaagtagtaaataGTTGAAAAGTGATGTGTACATCTCTTATGTaaccatatgaaacgtaacatatcatactaattgcagtgtcccggatttacatttactatgttacatctatcctatgagaccaggctgacctAGGCTATCTGAAGCATAAGTATTAGGGATGACGGTTAGAGCGTTAGGCCAGTAACcgcaaggttgctggttcgaatactggagccgacaaggtgaaaaatctgtagctGTGtgcttgaacaaggcacttaaccctaattgctccaggggtgctgtaaAATGgtgaccctggctgtgaccctACTATCTGTGGGTGTCTCAGGAGTAGTTgatatgcaaaaaaaacatttacattacacacTTGTATTACATTTTGTTGACGGCCTACATCTCCCCtttgtaggctgtcattgtaaataagaatgtgttcttaattgacttgcctagttaaatcaaaataaatgtaACAGCACGTCAAATACAAGCACAAGTaaaatataagcaccccccaaattattataatatattattaGTTGAAGCCATAGACCAAATGGTTGAAACCCTTGCAAGAATAAGTGCATATTCTCTCATCCTAACCTCTTATAAACATATGTCTCATTGAAGTATCAATTCAATGATAGAATGGTTGGGCCCCACAAGAAAAAAAAGGTGGAACTAAATCTCTCCTATAAAGCTCTTGTCATTAGTGTTGTGACCTTTGACCCATGCTTTGTTTTGACAGTACCTATGCCCCTCTACAGAGTAAGTTCATCCCTGGCTCTCCCTTGGCCCACACTGCGGTGGAGTCAGCCCTGAAGGGCATGGCATTCTACAGCCAGCTCCAGGCAGAGGATGGCCACTGGGCAGGAGACTACGGAGGACCCCTCTTCCTGCTACCAGGTACACACAATTAGATGCACTTTCAATGGACGTACAGTATGCATTTCATAAAATTAAATGTCTGCACAATGACATCCAATATTAACTTTACATATTTACACATAATGTATGTACACATAACAAGCACGGTCATTGAGGTTTATTGTGGTCATGTCCGTGGGGAAATAACAGTGGACGGGGTCGCACATGGCGTGCATTATCGTGTACATTATGCCAACTGTTTATGGTAGTTATAATGTAATACATGGGTTATGAAAACAGTAAAAACACTCAAGTTAACGATGAGACTCACATCTGTACTTACAACATCTGAGGTGACGTccgtggtctgtctgtctgtctgtgctatACTCAGGTCTCCTGATCACCTGTCACATAACCCAGATCCCTCTCCCTGAGGCCTGGAAGAAGGAGATGGTGAGATACCTGCGCTCTGTCCAACTGGCTGACGGAGGCTGGGGCCTGTGAGTGTTCTCACCACTGCTCCCCTTCACTTCTACCCCAAAATACAGTGTGAAAATAAGAGGGATGCCCGTTCACACTGTTTAGATGTTCCAGTAGTTTAATTAACAATGTTTCGACCACAGCTTATGAGGCTTGTGAGTATCAGCGCAGTCAAAGGTTTCTTATTGTTGTGTTTTGGTAATTTCTTGTCAGACACATTGAAGACAAGTCCACAGTGTTTGGCACGGCCCTCAGCTACACCACCCTGAGGATTCTGGGAGTGGGACCGGATGACCCGGATATGGTTCGGGCCAGGAACAACCTGCACAGCAAAGGTCTGATTTAACTGTTTTGTTTTTTCAAACACTTATGTGGTCAATTAATTGAGCTCTTTGTTTCGTATGTTGGTAGAACCAAATAAATATGCTGTTAGaaaaaaataaaaggaaatgtTGGAGAGCATCACCTGTATATGCTTTAAACTTGAAATAAAAAGTGACTATATGCTTTTAACCTAAAATAAGAGGTGAAAGTGTTACCATTGTAGAGTCAGAtcatgtctatgtgtctgtctgttgtaCAGGTGGCGCTGTGGGCATCTCCTCCTGGGGTAAATTCTGGTTGGCCATCCTCAATGTGTACAGCTGGGAAGGAATGAACACACTCCTCCCGGAGATGTGGTATGCTTGATGTCCTGATAAGAATTTGATCAGAATTGTACATAGATTTTATTCGCCTTTATACAGCACCTATGCATAACAGTTCAAATTGGATAGATAGCTCACTCTTAACTACTTGTGAACTTTAACCTTGATTTGGAACATTGATTCCCTCAGCTATTTTTCAACTTGTCCCGTTCTTTGGTCCATGTTTGTGCTCCATTCAGGCTGTTCCCTACCTGGTTCCCTGCTCACCCATCCACTCTCTGGTGCCACTGTCGCCAGGTCTACCTCCCTATGAGCTACTGCTACGCTGTCAGGTTTGCTGCGAAGGAGGACCCCCTGGTGCTCAGCCTCAGACAGGTGCAGTAGTTACTTCACCCCACCTGGGGGAGACATGTTTCTGTCATAGTGCTCCACTCCGGGCAGAAGTTGCCCGCGTAGGCACAGCCCCAAGATCAGCTAGAATAAGATGGAGCTGCAATAGAGTGCATGGACTTAGTAACATCCTTCTCTGTTCTATAGGAGCTGTATGTCCAGGACTATGCCACCATCAACTGGCCTGCTCAGAGGAACAATGTGGCGGCATGTGACATGTACACACCACACAGCACATTGCTCACCGTGGCTTACAGTAAGCACTGCACATACTGTATTAATAGTTTATTGTGAGTGGTCATTTGTGACCACATTATAACTGTAACCTTGAATTCTCTGTTGTTCTTCAGTGGTCATGAACGTGTATGAGGGCCACCACAGCAGCGCTCTACGAGGAAGAGCGGTCAAAGAGCTGTACGACCACATACAGGCTGACGACCGTTTCACCAAGTGCATCAGCATCGGCCCAGTAAGAAACTGATCTAAGTACTTTTTTTATGGCACTTGTGTTTTAGTATTGTATAATATATCCTTGcacttaaagctggaatccttaatggtgaaactgccacatcGTTTTGAAATATTACAACAataaagaagttactgcaaacaatgaACGCAGTTTCAAAAACAATGGCCGTGTGGCGGATAACATAAGTGACGCTGTTTCCCCTAGTGCAGATTCCATCTTTAATGCTGTTGTGGCAGTTTACACTATGGTTTAAGTTGATCCAGAATTGTGTGTGAGTGTTAAGTGCTGGTGATTTAacaccttgtttcactcctcagATCTCCAAAACGATCAACATGCTGGTGCGCTGGCTCGTGGATGGACCCTCCTCCGCTGCCTTCCAGGAGCACGTGTCCAGGATCCCAGACTACCTCTGGTCAGTCAGTTAGTGAGTCAGTTAGTGAGTCAATGTTGTATGTGACAATGCAGTAGGTTGTGAGCGTGTTTATTTACATGTTTGTTTTCCATTTCCTGGTTCGCCATAGGTTGGGATTGGATGGTATGAAAATGCAGGTATGTTGGGTATTGGCTAGTCATGATATGCATAATGTCATTAATCTTTTCCATTATGGGCCGGTTTCCTGACCCAAATTAAGAAGACAAAAAAGCACTAAAAAGCACTTTTAATGTCTGACCTGTTTTTCTGACATGCAGTCTGGTTGTGTTCCTAAAGGGGACCAATGGATCACAGCTATGGGACACGGCTTTCGCAGCTCAGGCCTTCCTAGAGGTGAGATATTCATATAACATTTTACGCTACAAAGACTATAAAGAATCCATCTGACTTGTTCATCATGCTTTACATTCTGCTTGCATTACTGTCCATTCAACTGTAAAGATGTCAAAGTTGAGAGGATGATGTGTTGTTGTTCACATTTCTAatgtttttgtgttttttctCAATTGGGGTCATTCAGGCAGGGGCTCAGGACAACCCCAGGTTAGAAGAGTGTCTTAAACACGCCCACCAGTTTCTCACCATCACACAGGTGAGAGCATCACAGAAAATGGGTTTAGAGTTCCTCACACCGGTCAGAGTTCCTCACACCGGTCAGAGTTCCTCACACCGGTCAGAGTTCCTCACACCGGTCAGAGAGAGTCTAGTGTATTAGCTCGCTGCCAGACAAACACCTTGAGGCCACACATTCCTCGGTTCCGTTCTCAAAACATTTGGTTTGAGAACGGACTAATACAACACCTGTTGCATTTCTATGGATTCTTTCTGATGTTTGACCAGTTTTCTCCTTTCATCAGATACCTGACAACCCCCCCGAATATCAGAAATACTACAGACAGATGAACAAGGTGAACCAGTACTGCCAGTCAGAGGAAGTGTCTGTgtgtcctgtatgtgtgtgtttgtcctgcaaGACCATGTGCGTGTGTCCTGCATGgtcgtgtgtgtgagtgagtgagtgcgtgcgtgtgATTGTCCTGCACATCCGTGTGTCATGCATggttgtgtgcatgtgcgtgcattTGTATGCGTGTGTCTATGCGCGCTTGCGCTTACATAcatgaatgtgtgtttgtgtttgtgtctgtgtgtgtatcaggGAGGGTTCCCCTTCAGCACGCGGGACTGTGGCTGGATCGTGGCCGACTGCACGGCAGAGGGCCTAAAGTCAGTGATGCTTCTGCAGGAACACTGTCCCTTCATCAGTCAGTACGTCCCCTCAGAGCGCCTGTGTGACGCCGTCAATGTGGTCAGTGGCAACACCAACTAACTTCTATCTACTGTACAACCAATCACAGTTTTTACCACAAGTTGATATATCATGTGTCGGGTTCTAGAGTCCCAGCCCTTCAAGTGTGTATTCTCTATCTTTCATGTATTTTCCTCTCTACTATCTCCCCAACTTTCAACTTCTTTCAAGATGATATCTCACGGTGCTGATAATAATGCTGACTCACAGTTCATGTTTGATTCCATCATCCAACAAAAAAGCAATATACAATACTGACACTTGCCCTGGTTGACTGTGTGTTGCAGTTGCTGAGCATGAGAAACAGTGACGGCGGTTTTGCCACTTATGAGACCAAGCGAGGAGGGAGACTGTTGGAGCTACTCAACCCCTCAGAGGTGTTTGGTGAGTCTTTTATCTCACCgattctctcccctcatcccccctccctcccctgggTTGTATTTATGGATATAATACTTTTTTAGGATATAAATACAAGCTTTGTACTGAGATACAGGGGGTTTGAttcccccccttctccccctctctccccactctccccctcgctcctccccctccccctctctctctcctcccccctccccctctctctcccccctctctctctctctctctttctttcaggtGACATCATGATAGACTACACCTACGTGGAGTGCACCTCAGCAGTCATGCAGGCTCTGAGACACTTCCAGCACATGTACCCTGAATACCGGACAGAGGAGATCAGGTACATACACACAGGCTATACCTCTAGCCTGGAACCCTAAACCTCTCCAAACTATTGCCTaaaagcatacagtgagggaaaaaagtatttgatcccctgctgattttgtaagtttgcccactgacaaagaaatgatcagtctataattttaatggtaggtttatttgaacagtgagagacagaataacaacaaagaaatccagaaaaactaatgtcaaaaatgttataaattgatttgcattttaatgagggaaataagtatttgaccccctctcaatcagaaagacttctggctcccaggtgtcttttatacaggtaacgagctgagattaggagcacactcttaaagggagtgctcctaatctcagtttgttacctgtataaaagacacctgtccacagaagcaatcaatcaatcagattccaaactctccaccatggccaagaccaaagagctctccaaggatgtcaggtacaagattgtagacctacacaaggagtggctcaagaagaagcacattaaggtcctggagtggcctagccagtctccagaccttaatcccatagaaaacctgtggagggagctgaaggttcgagttgccaaacgtcagctttgaaacctttatgacttggagaagatctgcaaagaggagtgggacaaaatccctcctgagatgtgtgcaaacctggtggccaactacaagaaacgtctgacctctgtgattgccaacaagggttttgccaccaagtactaagtcatgttttgcagaggggtcaaatacttatttccctcattaaaatgcaaatcaatttataaaaattcgtttttctggattgttttgttgttattctgtctctcactgttcaaataaacctaccattaaaattatagactgatcatttctttgtcagtgggcaaacgtacaaaatcagcaggggatcaaatacttttttccctcactgtaacttgtTCCAACTGTTTTCACTCAGGTCCACTCTGAGAGAAGGATTGGAGTACTGCCGGAGGGTGCAGAGGCCTGATGGGTCGTGGGAAGGGTAAGTAGCGTTCGGTCTCACTTATATCATGGCTGAGTGTCAGTCAGTaccctctcctcgtctcctttaCTTCATTATTAGTTCCAGGAGTTTTCCTGACCAAGGAAAACAGTAGGCATCtagttatacagtgccttcggaaagtattcaggccacttgactttttccacattttgttacgttacagccttattctaaaatggattacattttttaaaatcctcagcaatctacgcacaataccccataatgacaaagtggaaacaggtttttagaaattgtagcacaTTTAttgcaaataaaaaaacagaaataccttatttacataagtattcagaccctttgctatgagacacgaaattgagctccggtgaatcctgtttccattgatcatccttgagatgtttctacaacgtgaTT is a genomic window of Coregonus clupeaformis isolate EN_2021a chromosome 4, ASM2061545v1, whole genome shotgun sequence containing:
- the lss gene encoding lanosterol synthase isoform X1 — encoded protein: MTEGTCLRRRGGPYKTEPATDLTRWRLSNIEGRQTWRYVEDQYTSDREQTMLEAHSLGLDTSKFIPGSPLAHTAVESALKGMAFYSQLQAEDGHWAGDYGGPLFLLPGLLITCHITQIPLPEAWKKEMVRYLRSVQLADGGWGLHIEDKSTVFGTALSYTTLRILGVGPDDPDMVRARNNLHSKGGAVGISSWGKFWLAILNVYSWEGMNTLLPEMWLFPTWFPAHPSTLWCHCRQVYLPMSYCYAVRFAAKEDPLVLSLRQELYVQDYATINWPAQRNNVAACDMYTPHSTLLTVAYMVMNVYEGHHSSALRGRAVKELYDHIQADDRFTKCISIGPISKTINMLVRWLVDGPSSAAFQEHVSRIPDYLWLGLDGMKMQGTNGSQLWDTAFAAQAFLEAGAQDNPRLEECLKHAHQFLTITQIPDNPPEYQKYYRQMNKGGFPFSTRDCGWIVADCTAEGLKSVMLLQEHCPFISQYVPSERLCDAVNVLLSMRNSDGGFATYETKRGGRLLELLNPSEVFGDIMIDYTYVECTSAVMQALRHFQHMYPEYRTEEIRSTLREGLEYCRRVQRPDGSWEGSWGVCFTYGVWFGLEAFACMGHTYHDGSGVCEEVQSACDFLVAHQMEDGGWGEDFESCEQRRYVQSANSQIHNTCWALLGLMAARYPDVHVIERGIQLLIDKQLPNGDWPQENISGVFNKSCAISYTSYRNVFTVWTLGRFSKLYPSSPLAGKVKL
- the lss gene encoding lanosterol synthase isoform X2, which produces MTEGTCLRRRGGPYKTEPATDLTRWRLSNIEGRQTWRYVEDQYTSDREQTMLEAHSLGLDTSKFIPGSPLAHTAVESALKGMAFYSQLQAEDGHWAGDYGGPLFLLPGLLITCHITQIPLPEAWKKEMVRYLRSVQLADGGWGLHIEDKSTVFGTALSYTTLRILGVGPDDPDMVRARNNLHSKGGAVGISSWGKFWLAILNVYSWEGMNTLLPEMWLFPTWFPAHPSTLWCHCRQVYLPMSYCYAVRFAAKEDPLVLSLRQELYVQDYATINWPAQRNNVAACDMYTPHSTLLTVAYMVMNVYEGHHSSALRGRAVKELYDHIQADDRFTKCISIGPISKTINMLVRWLVDGPSSAAFQEHVSRIPDYLWLGLDGMKMQGTNGSQLWDTAFAAQAFLEAGAQDNPRLEECLKHAHQFLTITQIPDNPPEYQKYYRQMNKGGFPFSTRDCGWIVADCTAEGLKSVMLLQEHCPFISQYVPSERLCDAVNVLLSMRNSDGGFATYETKRGGRLLELLNPSEVFGDIMIDYTYVECTSAVMQALRHFQHMYPEYRTEEIRSTLREGLEYCRRVQRPDGSWEGSWGVCFTYGVWFGLEAFACMGHTYHDGGVCEEVQSACDFLVAHQMEDGGWGEDFESCEQRRYVQSANSQIHNTCWALLGLMAARYPDVHVIERGIQLLIDKQLPNGDWPQENISGVFNKSCAISYTSYRNVFTVWTLGRFSKLYPSSPLAGKVKL